The following DNA comes from Rosa rugosa chromosome 5, drRosRugo1.1, whole genome shotgun sequence.
aaaaaagaaaagcatctagctttcttcatgtgggtaggaaacatgaacatgtgaatattgagctggttttaggtcagtctctgcccctttattccttcaattatttctccaacaagccttcagaatgagccttcgacttctccataaaaaatgttccactatgagtgtagatcatcctgacaaattttcagagctttattccatgcggttgggctgtaaatgctgctggacctcttacaggtccagttttccagttttgcttctgtagaaaattggactgattgtttgaaggccttccactcaaaaaaatctctggcactcttcataagaaatgatccttggaatgtctagtattaatatggaaagttttagctcatttagatttcatttggttagtctgccgcccctacttccttgtttagctcggtttctcctagctgaagtaggaaaatgtgctaaagttgacttttcatgcttccatgcttccatagtaggctttatttagcctctaaatatatatttcgagcttgtcgacaatatatagcttgagccactgacattggctcaatttctccaacacatgccttgtcaggccaaaatgttcattttgggtccaaacaccgaGACGAAACCTGATTCCCGACCCGActcattctctctcctccggccacctccgacgACGGGACAAGGCAAGGAACATTCAGACCAGCATCGTGAGCCGCCTTGTGGTGGTGGTTTGCGCCGTGGTTCGCCGGAAACAGCGGATCGGAACGCCCAAAGTTTATGCTTTCGGGATCCGACCGGTTTTCCGATCTCCGACGACTTCccggccgatttcttcacgGTTTTGGAATGTCCTCTtcctgctgatcatccccatataggccttgcatcacgatttggTGTGTGGAGCAAAAGATCAAGGTGTGAAGCCTTCGACGACTCTGGTTGAATCTGGAAACGTGATCATACGACCAAGAttgatccaacttccaagcttgatctaggacgatctagaccgaatcttacttagctccaggtatgaaggtggctcatctcttcattttgaacatgtttgtggttgacaacttttgcatcggaggtggttgactcgGCGTTGACCACCACCGTTGACCGCCTGCTGACCTGTCGCTTGTGGCGGCACGTGGCAGCacgtcagaccatatttttgtgttctgttttcagtttatgcatctacgcatcgatacggtcgttttgatatattataaggttattttggagaaagttgatgcatgttagggttttagggttttcgattcgtttcggttttcgatccgtgaggatttggccgtccgatcgacttgtagttttgatttgttgatcgtagaagtgttccgaagatgttggatggtctcggatgaggatccgactgttggatcgtcatataattgtgttttgtgaattgtgtgttttatgttgtattgagtgtggccttgatttggtttggtgattgatggtttgagttggtggacgattgtgaatcgtatcttggctgttagagaagacgcagcaggatttggaggtgagtaaatctcacggtgtttcggttgataaattagttatgttttattttagtatattttattgttagcatgcaaaatcatttatcaaaataaattatttgttttaaaatatatgaacttgatcgacaacggttcatgggtaagttaaaacaatgttttgatataaaatgattttcgagtagttaatttataaaactatagttggtattagtggtcattcttgcgtgaatgactacgtatatatatatttatgtggaatatatatatggatggagtGGCGTTGTGATAGTATATGTTTGatggttatattgttgaaagagtgaattgaaaatgtgatgtGACATTGTGAGTCGTGTGGGATTTCCTTAAATAGGTTTTATTCTGATGACCgaaaggtctgaagtttgaaggttataGTGGTAACCTgaatttctattctgaggactgAAGGGTCtaaagtttgaaggttacagtggtaacctggatttctattctgaggaccgaagggtctgaagtttggtagtaaggttgaacctcggcagaggtgacaggttacgattcagttgagctcgagtctgtcgtagttcagagaaggtttttggggtttttcgtttgtgtttacgtgagattgagatttctatgaattctattgttttctttaaatgtaatctccagaactaagttatatgctgggattactaccttttgaattgtttgtttttatgtaatctcctgaactaagttatatgcagggattactgtcttttgaattgtttgttttaatgtaatctcctgaactaagttatatgcagggattaccactttttgtattgtttgttttaatgtaaattcctgaactaaactctatgcagggatttatatgatttcttttgtttgttttcatgtgatctcctgaactaagtttctatgtagggattactgattttgcttaattcttattgtgggtacagttgtgggttgtgatctgtagtgattgggaaatgagttgtgaggtcatcgttttaacaaatgctttatgttgaagggaagtgagtgtgatttgtcgttgtgatgatatgatatgatatgaacttgatgtttggttgtgttttgtggaattaaatattgttgctttaattatctcacgagctgagaaattataagcatgagtgacgtgagtcactttaattgagtttactcatacgggctgaaaggcttaccgggtttgttttgttcaatcccggtgcactattctatggtgtagggtttattgtgcaggtttgaatatcgagtgatcattatcaaagctgaggtgtacgttcgatggcgtggacgtggaagggtgctctttgttttaagtcttccgctgggtagtgagttgtggtgggtgtgtttacttattgaattgtcattcagtttgatttgtaaactatctgtaatgtaatatgtgactctaaagaacgagtcggtattgacattgtgagttcagtttgtttgttgcttagtttaaatgaaaaaaatttctatatgtgttttcttgtgtttgttctcgcgtttcggatttgaattttcttcattcaaaattcggggcgtgacagggaAATTGGCTAAATTGAAAAGCAtgatttagagagagagagagagagagagtagggcCAGTCTTGAATTTTCAAAGATCTGGAGTGAAAATCTAAATGAGGCCTATTAATTACAggatttaaaaacatttatattaaaaaaatttgtaaaaaaagatgataaaaatgaacaaaacaaaaataagtaCAAAGAAAGAGAGCTCCCTGAGGTTTTAACCCAGGTCCTAGCAACTAAAAGAACACCTTAACCAACTACGACACTTCGAACTTAAGTAAACAATtgacatttttattttatatattatatacatgCTTTGATATTGGAGGCCTCTCGAAATCGGAGGCCTAGTGCGGCTGCACCAGTTGCAGCCCCTGAGGGCCACccctcagagagagagagagagagtaaatgcATAAGAAAATGGTTTCATAATCATATTTGGCATATTGTGCAAGTGAGCAACCAAGCTCATAATTGGAGAGGTAATTCTCCAAACTCATAATCGGAGAGGTAATTCTCCAAACTCATAATCGGAGAGGTAAGTCTCAGCATTTGGAAGCAGGATATATAGCATTAGGAGCAAAAACTGGTGGAAAACACTTTTTAGATCAATAAGCAACACATTCATAAggtaataatttttttcttctttttctcgtgTGTATCATTCTTTATTTTGGAAGGAAATTTGTTGATCAATTTTGCTATCATAGGTTTCACCTTAGTGTCAATCTTGTGAAAATGAATTTCATGGGTCTTGTTGATataaattttgattattttattttatttctttttcatctATTGTTTTCTCTATGTGTATACCCATATACAAgatattgattttgattcttttcttttttctttttgagggaaaaaaaataaatggaCAAGATCGACTTGTTAagaagtgaaagaaaaaaatattttaaatcaTGTTTTTTGTGGTCAATAAACATATCTACAACACTTTTACTTAGAAGTTTATCAAAAGATCTGAAGTTGTTTTATATACTGATAACATTTTTAAAGAGTATTGTTTACCAAACccaaaactgttttaattcacagctaatTATTTTCACAATACTGCAGCAGAGCAGTTTTTTtcaaaagtcacagcaatcccaaactaatctttaatcaatttattttcttaaattttctaatttaatcatTTGCTCGCTACTAAATGTTCAAAATTAATCAATGTTTGGATAGAGGAATGAACAAATTAATATGACAAAAGGAGAGTGCATTGGGTAATTTTATGATAGCAAAGTGGCAGAAATAATACTTAATATAGCAAATTGACTAATTATGAAAATCTAGGGTAGTAAATTGATATTATAATAAAACGTAGGATAATAATTGTCTATTaagccaaaaaaataaattagtgGGGTGCCAACGAATAGTAAATTtggtagaagaaaaaaaaaaaaaattggatggTAAATATAAAAGTTGAGATCCCCCCCCCTAACGAAAACATCGGCGTTTCCCTTTCTCGGTTTCTCCTGTAGCAGCAACCTGTTTGCGctcaaatccatcaataaaacaacGAATACGAAATTCGGAACGAAACCCAAATACTGATCCATCTATCCATTATTATTCATCTATGGtatgtttttctcttctttttgattttcttcttgGTTCAGCTTCCCACCGAATTTTACAATTTTTTGTGTATTTATTCTGTTAATTAGGCTCGTATTATTCTGGTGGTAGGTGGCTGCATTTGAAAAGCTAAAGGCTTTAGAATTGTAAATCTCGGAATTTTATTatgtaaaaattttgaatttcttgtAGTTTCCAATGATGTGATGATCGTGTTTTGATTTCTGAGAATTGTTAAGTTGCTCTGACCAGAACCAACCAAGTGTGCTCagattttggaggtttttcTGTATGATTTGTGAAAATGTAAACGAATTTTCATGTTTAATTTGGTTTCGATTTGATCAAAGAAGTTGTGTAATGTCATGCTAGCTATTTTGTGATGATACCTTGCAGTTTTTCTAAACATTAAGGAAATGGTTCTTTTTAATGAAATGGTCTTAACttgaaaaaaacgaaaaaatggtcGGAAGGTTTGAATTGAAATATTAAAGGTTCTCACTGTGTGTGTATTGCAAGAGATAAAGCTCTATGATATGCAGTTGCCTTTCTTGCACGTTTTTGGGAATAGACTTCCACTATCTGTCGAAAAGTGAACACTACTATATGTCTATAAGTGATTTGTTTTAGGATAACTGTTGATGATATGCAAGTATATATCTATATTCGTTAGAACTATAAGGCAGAATATGCTTACTTTATTTGCAAGGGTTCCTATGATAAAGAATCGAGTTTGAGTATACATGTATTCTCGTCATTCATTCTTAGGAACTTTGTTCAGGTTAGCATTTGTAGGATGTATGGCTGAAGGCCAATTGTAAAATAATCTGAGAAAGATGTGGTTAAGGTTCAATGAGCTTTCATAAGTGCAGGACTGACATATGTACAACTATTTATTTCAACTTTTTCTTTCCTGCTAATTGACAATGTTGAGGGAGGGGGTAGTTAACTACAGCTACAAACGCCAACTTGGTTATTAGCAATACTAGGGTGCAGGGGTATTTGAACTCGAGACCTCAGGTGATGGAGTAAATAATTACAAGAGCTAGAAATCCCCAGTTATATGGAACTTTATGAAAGAAAAGTATAGATTTTGAAGTCCATCAGCTACTCAATATTTTTATAAGTTCTGTTAGTATAGTTGAAGTCAATTACCTACTCTAATTATGCATTCTTAAGCATTTTGTTATTGGAAAAGTTGCATTCATAATGTGGATGCAAAGCAACAAAGAGATTTTGAAACTGTTAGGGATGAGGAAATGGAGACCTGTGGCATAAAGTTTGCTTTCTGGCTTCTTTTTGGGAGCTGCAATTAGTCCTTATGATGCAGATTTGACGATGGCTGTCTCTTAACCCTCTTTTGGTTGGGGCTGTTTTTTTTGTACTTTTACTCTAGTTTTTTAAGTCACTGCACGCTTTTTTGTGTTGGGGATCTTATGTGCATTGCAATTGACAGCTCAGTATAATAGATTCTACTTTCCTTTTATCGGATTACCAGTAAAATATGTGCTTCTCGTAAACAAATATATTTACATGTATGTATGTAACATTTGAAGATTGTTTAGTAATATGATAGAAGTATATGGAATAAAAAGTTCAGTCATTCATCTGAACATAGGGAGCACCATCACAGGTTCATTGTGTTTTCTTTGTTCATTAATTTTAGTATCTGCATGTATATCTGCAATGTGCAATGTGCAATGTGCATAGCGTGTGAGAGAGAGCATACAAGTTTAAATGATATTAATATATCTTGGATCTTTTATTGATTAGATTGTGTTGTTTATCTCACTTCTTCATTCATGTGTTCAGGCCGCAAAGATTCTTGCTAACTTAATTGTGATGGGTTCCGGTATACTGGCGAGGGCCGTAGTTCAGGCATATCGTCAAGCACTTGCAAGTATGTTTTCTCTTATCATTGTATCTCAATGCCTGGCTTGCAGCTCTCGTATGCATTTCTCATTAGAAATAGATGATTGGTAATTGATTCTTTACAGTATTCACTTTTACTGCCATGGTTAGTTTTGAGGGTTCTGACTCATGTAAGTATGTTTGTAAAGGTCAGAGTTTTCTTCAAAGTTGTATTTAACAGTGTGATAAATGTtagtataaaataaaaaacctgGTACTAGTTAAATTATTTTGTCTTGAAAAATTTGAATACAGCACATTTGGTCAAGCATTTGTACAAATTTCTGATCTATGAGGCCATTGAGAGTGCCAAATGGGAAACTTCCTTGAATTTCTAGTTTATCAATGTAAAATCCCCTTCGCATTTAATGTTTTATAATCACTGTCCTCTTTGTACCACAAAAAAGTAATCTCTTTCATATGTGAATAAAAATAACGAAACTTCCTTCTTAGTTGTTATTCAGGTTCCATTATTGACACTTCCAGTAaatgtttctattttttttttctaatgatTTTGGCGTATACATGATTCACTTTCTAGATCTTGAAAGATTGGGTTGCACAGCCTAATATTACCACTTGGTAGCTTTACCTTATTGAGAGGGGGTAAATAGATGTTTTCACTTTTGTGTTGCGTGTGTGCTGCGCTGCAATAAATGCACTAGGTATCTGTGTTATATTATACTGAATTTTACAAATAGCTTATCGCAATTTTTGTTGGTCTATCATTGAACCTAAATTGATTTTTGAATGACAAACAGGTTATGTTTTGAAGCTGTTTGGTTAATTTTAGtgataataaataaattaatgtgCTCCCTAACGAATCTCACTCTTTTGTTCAGTCCACCTGTATTGAGCAGATTTGTGAAAATTACTTTTAGTGAACCATTTTTATTACTACTACTAACCAAACATATAATAAAAACACCAAATATGCTTCTTTTGAATCATCAATAGTAAACCAAATGGAATAGTCATCAAGAAAATGAATATAGTAATTAAGGTGGTAAATACATCCAAAGCGGGCAGCGATACCAGGATGGTTGCTCTATAGTACATTAGCATACTAAATAGATTAACAGTTAACAGATTCTTAGTAAATCTATCCtttatatatattggttaaAAATATACCTATCTTATGAATCCTCATTGGAATTGTAATCCCTTGTCGTGATCCAAATTAGTTAACTGACTAACCCTACCCCAGCCGCATTGCTCTGCATGACAGTTACGGATGATCGATTCAGCCCCTCTAGGTATAATCTCAATAAGACACCATACTGTTCAATATCAATAAGACATCGTAGCTTACCAGCCCAATAAAGGTTCAAGAAATCATCATTTGGAGAACACAACTTTAGCAGCAATAATAAACTCAGAATCTCTGTTTTACTCTTATGGTTGGCATTGTTGGGTGGAGGAGGGAGGGTTGATCCATGACTGTTGACATGGGAGGATGATATTGTAGCCTCATTTAGATGTGGTATAGAATGCCCTGATTTGCCCGTACTGGATCCTTACCCAACGAGGCTGCAAGACTGGTCTTCTAGCTTGCTCTGGCTTTGCTAGAAAAGCACTTTTTCTTTTCGTGTTTCAAGGCCACACTACTAATCTACTATGCATAAACAATATTTGTCAACTTGCAAACACATTTGGTCACTTCATCTTGTTCTGCTTGTTAGTTCCTTCTTATACACACTGTATTCATTACAATCACCTCAAGTTATCTCCATTCTTCATGAGTAAACAAAGATGTGCCCTGTTCATGGATCAGTGGTATGGTTTCCCTGGTTTGAGCATTAAAACCTTTCTCCTGTCCCAGGtgacttgtattttttttttttttttgcttgattACTTGCAGTGGTGTTCTGAAGTACTTTACTGCTGCACAAGATTCTGAATTTCTACTGCTTCCTAAGTAACAATGTTTTTGTTTAGACTTGTATTGACATCCAGTGCAAATGCATAAACATGGGAACCATAGAATTCGCAATAGCGCTAAGTAGGTATAGCTCTCTTATTAACATTTCTATTTGTCAAGTAAAATTGGTTTGTTTGATCAAGTCCTTGAACTAGTTGACTAATTCAAAAAAGAACATTAACTTGTAATGAATAAGATTCTGTCTGTAAACTTACATTAACCAAATTACTTTTACCAACAATCAATGGTTGATAAACTTTGTGAGGATCTTTGGGTTCAGGTTAACTTATGGTCAGCATTGTAAGTCTCTGCAAATCTAAAGGGGATTCCTTATCAGCTGGTTTGTGATGGCTGTTTGCTGCACTTTTCTAGTTACTTTCCTGACTTTaaactttgtttctttcttgatGAAGGACTTTGAACTTTGTTAATATATTAGTGTTTGGTCATATTGTTTCTTATTGGGCATCGATCAAAAATAGCACCATTTCATTCAACGAAAAAATTATACGTGTACATATTCATAGAATAGTGATTTATACTTATTACTGAATGAGAAGTTTTCTAGTGTTGTGTTTGGTGCTATACTGCTACATTGCTATGACAGTTTTTTAGGTCACTTGTCTGCTCTTTCTTCCTGGTTTAGACTTTATTTTAAGGATGCTGTATCTGTTTGTGAGTGTTAGATCTGGTAGCAATAAATATTGATACCAACTTTAGACATCTATACAGTATTTAATCATCTGTGCTTCTTGCAGATGCCTCGAAATCTGGTGTTGCCCAAGAAACGCTACAAAATGCTGCTCGTAAAGCAGGCAAAGTCATGACGGAGCAAGAAGCTAGGCAGATTCTTGGTATCTCAGAGGGAACCACTTGGGAGGAAGTCGTGAAGGCAAGTATTTTTCTATTGTCATCACTTTCATTGTTATCCTTCTTATATACACATTGTGAACAGGGGTTCTAAAATATACTTGCTAAACCTGCACAGAGATACGACACGTTATTTGAAAACAATGCCAAGAACGGGAGCTTTTACCTCCAGTCAAAAGTTCACAGGGCCAAGGAATGTTTAGAAGCTGCCTATAAAGATAAAGGTCAAGGTACCCCTACCCCAAGTTGAGAGTCCTTCAATTTTTTTGTCCATCTATTAATTGTATAATTAGTGTCGAAGTCTGAGGGACAAGCCTGAAAGATCGAGAAGATTGAGAATGTATGCACATGTTGATTTAGAATCTTAGATCATTGCCTTTTTAATACATATATGTTTGTTGAAGTTGTATTCACATACATTTCATCAATAATATACATGCTACATAGCATAGTGGTTGGCATATTTGCAAAGGGGTCTTCAATGGAGGGCTTGATTTCATGGGTGGCCAAGCTGTCTGTCAATATAAGAAAGAATTTCTTTGGCCAACTGTGATTGACAAGGGAAAAGCACATGACTTTATCATTAGTGCAATATGAATATATACCCGCACACTCAATTTTTAAAATGTGGGTTGATGTCCAGCAATTAAAAGTGTTTATTTAggcatttttatttgttcacaAGGCTtcctcctctttcttttctaatttttttttaataatcttCTTATGTTTATTGAAATATTGCTTTGCAAGGGATTATATTCTGGAACAGTGGAGcattcatttttttgtttcctcttgctttttcttttctatactaTTTGCACATCATAATGGCTTTTCCTTTGTTTGCCTTTTGGTCGCTTTTCACTAAGacattagaaaaataaaaagaggctTTCATGCTGGTGTGCTTATACCGTTCCTTTTGGCGTAAAATAAAGACACCAAAGAATCTAATAATTGCCTTTAGAGGATGACAAGTGCTGCATAGTAACTAATGCAGGCGGGTTCACTTTCTCCTATTTCTTGTGCACTAAGCAAGCAAGCTATTAGTCCAAAAAAAGTAAGCaagctaaatttttttttttctttaataaatagCTTAAGCAAATTTCACCAGTGATGAAAGAGAATAAGAGATGGATTTGTCACGATGCTTTACTCGTACAGCTGATGGATGTCGTTAAGCTCTCTATATTGCATTGGCATGTAGAATACGCTTCATGTTAGTTAGTTAATGAATTATGTCTGATCTCATAGCTTTTGTTGACAAAAGTTATATGAAGCTGTAAACatgaaaattctataaatgagTAAACGAAAAAtacatcaaatatatttcaattttacaataaataaattaatagaaTATTCAATAAACAGTAATTGACTCAGTGACCTAGACATAACGGGTGGAAAACACACGTCCAGTGACAATGAACAGTGTCTTGACTTAGTGAGCCAGTGACCCTGACCCAACAGGTGAGCTTGCTCTTAGGTTTGTTTATTCAAAGGTGACAAGCACTTGATGTTCAATCGGAAGTTTGAATCTTCAGTCCTTTAGTAAGTAACATTTAAACCTCCCAACTTCTTTgcaattttaaaaaattctcTTTTCTTCCCAAAATTAAAAAATCTCAAACACCATTCACCGCACATGCACTTTCCACCACCAATGCAATTTGTCATTTTACTCGCGTGGGTTAGTATTAAATGTATGTACGCACCCCTTaggccacgtttggttcgcggaaaggaagcatcaggaaaggaacttgttcctttcctgcgtttgggatgcaaaaggaaatgaaatcgtttcctgaaggaagggaaaataagggggaaagtggttccttccaaatctcaaaggaatcactttcccctcttatttccttgcatttattactcacaacatattattttattacattattgacAAATTTTGaacaactttcctgataactttccttacgttaccaaacatcggaatggaaagttgtGAAATTTCCCTCCCATGGGAAAGAcgttccgtgaaccaaacgaggccttgcAGTAATACTCAAAAGAATTGGCAACACGACTACTAACCCACATATCAATTGTAATTAAATAATTATTAAATATATTATCTTATGGAAGAACATCTACAATTGGTAATCTTATGTGATTCTATACTATATATAGTAACAATTAGACATAAAAGTACATTAGTAGTCACTCATCACTATTAATTCTAAGATGGTGTAACACTCTTGAGTGCAGTAACAACTTTTTATCATATCATACGGTGTAGTATTTGCAGGATTGCTTGTTGTAATTATATTTGCATGCAAAATTGCTTGTGTAGTAGCATTCTATAAGTTTGATTATGCGTGCGGTAGTGCATTTGTGACAATACTCAATGCATTAGCACATCTATATGAGTTCTCGATGCAATGAGATACATTGCTTGATGCGTTTAGTACCATGTTAATATCACGTCTTTTGTGAGAATGCTAAGTTCATAGTATTTTGTGTGCGACATTGCTTGGTGTCGTGGCACTTTGGAGAACGAGATTGCAAGGTGTAAAAACACGTTTATCAAATTTTTAGGTGTAGTAGCACTTTCGGGATTGGCAGTACAATAGTAAATATGTCATATTGTAAATGCAACAGCATGCCCCTCCATAAAATTGTTAGGGGCAGTAGCACGTCTATGAGATTGGGTGAAGAGAGGGTTGTTTGATGCAAAAGCACATATGTGAAATTAATCGATGCAGCAAAAAACATTGCTAAAATTATTACTGCAATGCAATGTCAACTATTAAACATTACCACTAATCATAAGTGGTTATATGATTATCTCAAAAGTTTCTTAGACACTCATATACGTGTGACATGAGGACTGAATAACTTAACCATAGAACTGCAATCTA
Coding sequences within:
- the LOC133707760 gene encoding mitochondrial import inner membrane translocase subunit PAM16 like 2 — encoded protein: MAAKILANLIVMGSGILARAVVQAYRQALANASKSGVAQETLQNAARKAGKVMTEQEARQILGISEGTTWEEVVKRYDTLFENNAKNGSFYLQSKVHRAKECLEAAYKDKGQGTPTPS